One segment of Paenibacillus sp. FSL R7-0337 DNA contains the following:
- a CDS encoding FAD-dependent oxidoreductase yields the protein MTKHYVIVGGGVTAVHAAKAIRDQDADSEISIIGEESGLPYNRIKLTKGLFTDLHSEKVLIKKEKWYRDNRITVQSSTRIVSIHPERQTIETESGQCVEYHKLLLCMGAKNRALTIQGAGLANVHTIRELADADRLKDGLKEGSRVTVIGGGVQGIETAWALHEAGYNVTVVEYAPALMGRQLDSYSSKLLQETLEQSGVKVILQAGVASIEGTEYVTGVTLNDGTSFPCDHVVYSIGIVPNTALVDDSNIEVHSGIVVDEHLQTSAPNIYAAGDVAEFDGLVEGLWGGAMEQGKIAGSNMAEARSVYRRAVPVTLFNAFGVSLFSIGNTDERNCDESVCGEENGAYTRIFVKDHVIVGALSWQGAAASLAYKAAVEQGVRLSGSADGMSIDEIIAETQAVLN from the coding sequence ATGACGAAGCATTACGTAATTGTTGGCGGCGGTGTAACTGCCGTCCATGCCGCCAAAGCGATCCGCGATCAGGACGCGGACTCGGAAATCTCGATCATCGGGGAAGAGAGCGGCCTGCCGTATAACCGGATCAAGCTGACCAAGGGCCTGTTCACCGACCTGCACAGCGAGAAGGTTCTGATCAAGAAGGAGAAATGGTACCGCGATAACCGCATCACCGTACAGTCGTCCACCCGCATCGTGTCTATCCACCCGGAGCGCCAGACGATAGAGACAGAGAGCGGCCAGTGTGTGGAATACCATAAGCTGCTGCTCTGCATGGGGGCGAAGAACCGCGCATTAACCATTCAGGGTGCCGGACTTGCTAACGTACACACCATCCGGGAGCTGGCTGATGCAGACCGGCTGAAGGACGGTCTTAAGGAAGGCAGCCGCGTAACGGTCATCGGCGGAGGGGTGCAGGGGATTGAGACCGCCTGGGCGCTTCACGAAGCAGGATATAACGTGACTGTGGTTGAATACGCACCCGCCCTGATGGGCAGACAACTGGACAGCTACTCTTCCAAGCTTTTGCAAGAAACCCTTGAACAATCCGGGGTGAAGGTGATTCTTCAAGCGGGCGTGGCTTCCATCGAGGGTACAGAGTACGTCACCGGGGTTACGCTGAATGACGGCACGAGCTTCCCGTGTGACCATGTGGTCTACTCTATTGGGATTGTTCCGAATACTGCTCTGGTTGACGACTCGAATATTGAGGTCCACAGCGGCATTGTTGTGGATGAACATCTGCAGACGAGTGCACCGAACATCTATGCAGCCGGGGACGTTGCCGAGTTCGACGGGCTGGTGGAAGGCCTGTGGGGCGGAGCGATGGAACAGGGCAAGATCGCAGGAAGCAATATGGCTGAAGCCCGGAGTGTATACCGCAGAGCGGTTCCGGTGACCTTGTTCAATGCGTTCGGGGTGTCCTTATTCTCCATCGGCAACACCGATGAGCGGAATTGCGATGAGTCGGTATGCGGTGAAGAGAATGGAGCGTATACACGGATTTTTGTGAAGGATCATGTCATTGTCGGGGCGTTGTCCTGGCAGGGTGCTGCAGCTTCGCTGGCTTACAAGGCGGCTGTTGAGCAAGGCGTCCGGCTGAGCGGAAGTGCTGACGGCATGAGCATTGACGAGATTATAGCAGAAACGCAGGCTGTATTGAATTAA
- the rd gene encoding rubredoxin — MKKYICTPCGYIYNPAVGDPDEDVAAGTAFEDLPEDWVCPVCGEDTSHFVPVEEKNTITQ; from the coding sequence ATGAAAAAATATATCTGTACCCCTTGCGGCTACATCTACAACCCGGCGGTAGGCGATCCCGATGAGGATGTAGCTGCCGGCACAGCGTTCGAGGATCTGCCGGAGGATTGGGTCTGCCCGGTCTGCGGTGAGGACACCAGCCATTTCGTACCTGTCGAAGAGAAGAACACAATTACCCAATAG
- a CDS encoding Crp/Fnr family transcriptional regulator — MKEHSCQHAAEPCTRKVPIFAALTDEDLTRISAMIKHRKFTKGQPLILEGAPSDTLYIIQQGHVKLSKLTPEGKEQILHILTNGDFFGELSIFNSDELSNFSAYALKDTNICLLTRSDMEQIMTENPDISLRLLSSVTKRLAHTENLAQSLATKDPEIRIAYMIMELSEKYGKPRGGRVHIDLPLSREELASYVGVTRETISRKFSRFEDSGLIKLIGNKQMVVMDPAGVERFMGI, encoded by the coding sequence ATGAAAGAGCATTCCTGCCAGCACGCCGCAGAACCTTGTACACGCAAGGTACCGATTTTTGCCGCGCTGACCGATGAGGATCTTACCCGGATCAGCGCCATGATTAAGCACCGCAAATTCACCAAGGGCCAGCCGCTAATTCTCGAAGGCGCACCGTCCGATACGCTGTACATTATTCAGCAGGGACATGTGAAATTATCCAAGCTCACGCCCGAAGGGAAGGAACAGATTTTACATATCCTGACGAACGGAGATTTCTTCGGGGAACTCAGTATTTTCAACAGCGACGAGCTTAGCAACTTCAGTGCGTATGCGCTGAAAGACACCAATATCTGCCTGCTGACCCGCAGCGATATGGAGCAGATCATGACCGAGAATCCAGACATCTCCCTGCGCCTGCTCTCCAGCGTAACCAAACGCCTCGCCCACACCGAGAATCTGGCACAGAGCCTGGCGACCAAGGACCCGGAAATCCGGATCGCTTATATGATTATGGAGCTGAGTGAGAAATACGGCAAGCCACGCGGCGGACGCGTACATATCGACCTGCCGCTGTCCCGCGAAGAGCTGGCCAGTTATGTCGGAGTGACCCGGGAGACGATCAGCAGGAAGTTCTCCCGATTCGAGGACTCCGGCCTGATCAAGCTGATCGGCAACAAGCAGATGGTCGTCATGGACCCGGCAGGTGTGGAGCGGTTCATGGGAATATAA
- a CDS encoding response regulator transcription factor, translating into MMNQTILIVDDEKEIRELLRLYVEKEGYTVIQAGNGREALKQAAAARVDLAVIDIMMPELDGYQLIKGLREHSNLPIIIVSAKTENHEKILGLDLGADDYVTKPFDPLEVLARIKAQLRRYSGGAADSAADMLMAGELCLDISACGLYWGSVTIHLTATEFNIIKLFMQSPGRVYTKQQLYEAAWQETAIVDDNTVMVAISKLRAKLPGGSRVSIGTVRGLGYRLEVHP; encoded by the coding sequence ATGATGAATCAAACGATTCTGATTGTGGATGATGAGAAGGAGATCCGGGAGCTGTTGCGCCTGTATGTTGAAAAGGAGGGCTATACCGTGATCCAGGCCGGTAACGGCCGGGAAGCACTGAAGCAGGCTGCAGCTGCACGGGTTGATCTGGCTGTCATCGACATTATGATGCCTGAGCTTGATGGCTATCAGCTGATTAAGGGCTTGAGAGAGCACAGCAATCTGCCTATTATCATCGTTAGTGCCAAGACAGAGAATCACGAGAAAATTCTGGGGCTTGACCTTGGCGCGGATGATTATGTGACTAAGCCGTTTGACCCATTGGAGGTACTGGCACGAATTAAAGCCCAATTACGCCGCTATAGCGGCGGTGCAGCGGACTCCGCAGCGGATATGCTGATGGCAGGGGAGCTGTGTCTGGACATTTCTGCTTGCGGTCTATACTGGGGCAGCGTGACAATTCACCTTACCGCAACAGAATTTAACATCATTAAGCTGTTTATGCAAAGCCCGGGTCGCGTATACACCAAACAGCAGCTGTATGAAGCGGCCTGGCAGGAGACGGCTATCGTAGATGATAATACGGTGATGGTGGCCATCAGCAAGCTGCGCGCCAAGCTTCCCGGCGGCAGTAGAGTGTCCATTGGAACCGTGCGGGGATTAGGCTATCGGCTGGAGGTGCATCCATGA